Within Verrucomicrobiia bacterium, the genomic segment GCGTCCGCTTTTGGATGTTTTTGCCGCTGCCCGGACGGTCACCTTCGCCTATCCCAAAGCGGCGCAAGTTTTCTATCCCGGGCGGGAATTTGTTGGACAACTGCAACTGGTGGATATTGGCATACCGGCTGAAGCGGTTGCGCAAAAAGTAGAGCTGAATTTGGTCACGCCCTGGGAAGCGGCGGGCTGGCTTCCGGCCCGCAACCCGCAGGGGCACAAGGGGACTTTCGGCCGGGTTTTTCTTCTGGCCGGGTCGCTGGGGATGACCGGCGCGGCGGCGATGGCGGCGGAGGCGGTTTTGCGCTCCGGCGCCGGGATGGTCTTTTTGGGAACGGCGGCCTCCCTATGCACGGCGATTGCCGCGCAACTGCGGGAAGTGGTGATAAAACCGCTGCCGGAAATAAGAAAAAAACTGACGATAGCGTTGCGTTCGCTCGGAGAAGTCCGTCAATATGCCAACGAGGCTGACGTCGTTGCCGTCGGGCCGGGATTGGGGCAGCATTTTGAAACGATGGAGTTGGTGCAGCGGTTTACGGCCGATTTGGAAAAGCCGTTGGTCATCGACGCCGACGGGTTGAACGCCGTCGCCAAAAAGCCGGAGGTGTTGAAGGAGCGTAAATTTCCGACCGTTTTGACGCCGCATATGGGAGAGCTTTCACGCCTGCTAAAAATACCCGCCGAGGAGATACAGTCCGACCGGGTTGGCGCCACCAAGCGGGGAGCGGTGGAATTGAATTCCATTTTGCTTTTGAAAGGAGCGCCGACGATAATCGCTACTCCCGCCGGAGAGGTATGGATTTCCCCCACCGGTAATTCGGGAATGGCGACGGCCGGCTCCGGAGATGTTTTGACCGGG encodes:
- a CDS encoding NAD(P)H-hydrate dehydratase, which encodes MLLPTLRQMAAIDREGIENFKIPVVDLMEKAGAGVAASAADFLGKPAGKKVAILCGKGNNGGDGLVCGRLLLAQKAKVKVFLLAKKMEVKGASAANLKKYRGPLSEWDGSAKPVLQFRPDLIIDALFGTGFTGELPPKVAELVSVVNQQKLPVIAVDVPSGFDADAERPLLDVFAAARTVTFAYPKAAQVFYPGREFVGQLQLVDIGIPAEAVAQKVELNLVTPWEAAGWLPARNPQGHKGTFGRVFLLAGSLGMTGAAAMAAEAVLRSGAGMVFLGTAASLCTAIAAQLREVVIKPLPEIRKKLTIALRSLGEVRQYANEADVVAVGPGLGQHFETMELVQRFTADLEKPLVIDADGLNAVAKKPEVLKERKFPTVLTPHMGELSRLLKIPAEEIQSDRVGATKRGAVELNSILLLKGAPTIIATPAGEVWISPTGNSGMATAGSGDVLTGLLAGLLAQGMEPLKAASAAAFLHGRAGDIANEMLGERSMIAGDILSALPEAFRQLHGFPVQPALGVPVRLW